ATGGGGGAGCGGCCAGCCGGTCTGCAAGCGGCGGGTCAGGGTCACGTGCGGCAGGTACCGCTTGTCACGGCGCAACGGATATACCGGATGGATGTGCTCGTGGAGGGTGTGCACCAGCTGCGCCAGGGTGTCCCGGTCGCCATCGACACCGGCCCATAACAGGTTCGGCTTGTTCATGTCGGGAAAGGCGCCCCAGCCTTTCAGGTGCAGGGAAAAGGAGGACGTCTGCAGTGCCACCTCAAGGAGCCTGGAGTGGATCGCCTCTGCCGTTTCCGGTTGCACTTCTCCGAGGAAGACAAGCGTGATATGAACGTTTTCAGGCCGGACCCAGGTGCGGGCCGAAAGGACCTTCTTCACTTCTTCCAAACGCCGGTAAAGTTGGGCGACGATGGGTGAGGGGATGGAGAGCCCGAGAAAAAGGCGCATGATTCCCACTTCCTTTCAAGGCAACAATATAGCAAAGAACGCGGCAAGGGGAAACAGACGGCAGCGGTTCTTGCTGTGGGAGAACGAAACAGTTAACCTAAAACTAGAAGCCAGAAATTCACCAAGATCATTATCAACATCATTGCGGAAGAAAAGGACCATTTCTTGCGGGGAGAAAGGAGAGAAAAGCATGTCATTGTTGTTTCAACCCTATCAGATCAAAGATCTCACCCTGCGCAACCGGCTGGTGATGTCGCCGATGTGCATGTATTCTGCAGATGAGGAAGGCCGCGTGCAAGACTGGCACTTGGTCCATTACCCTGCCAGAGCGGTGGGAGGGGTTGGCCTGGTGATGCTGGAGGCGACGGCGGTCGAGCCGCGTGGCCGGATCAGCGATCAGGATTTGGGGATTTGGTCGGAGGATCATTTGCCCGGTCTGGAAAGGCTGGTTCAACTGATTCATCAGCACGGGGCCAAAGCGGGTATACAGCTGGCCCATTCGGGCCGCAAGGGACGGCTGAAACGGGACAAAATCGTCGCCCCGAGCGCGATTGCGTTTGATGCCTCCTACGATGTTCCGGAGGCCCTGACATTGGAAGGGATCGCTCAGGTGGTGAACGCCTTCCGTGAGGGCGCACGCCGCGCCTTGGAGGTGGGGATGGATGTGGTTGAAATACACGCTGCACACGGGTATTTGCTCAACCAGTTCCTCTCCCCGCTCAGCAATCATCGGGAAGACGCTTACGGCGGCAGCTTTGAAGGCCGCGTGCGGTTGCTGCGCGAAGTGATTCGGGCGGTGAGAGAGGTGTGGCCTGAGAAGAAGCCGCTGTTTTTGCGGGTGTCGTGCGAGGAGTATGCGGAAGGCGGTTTACATATTGAGGATCATGTGCAGATTGCCCGTATCGCCAAAGAAGAAGGGGTGGA
This DNA window, taken from Bacillus thermozeamaize, encodes the following:
- a CDS encoding 2'-5' RNA ligase, with product MRLFLGLSIPSPIVAQLYRRLEEVKKVLSARTWVRPENVHITLVFLGEVQPETAEAIHSRLLEVALQTSSFSLHLKGWGAFPDMNKPNLLWAGVDGDRDTLAQLVHTLHEHIHPVYPLRRDKRYLPHVTLTRRLQTGWPLPHLNEAYPLQTGKWTVDRMHLYLSHLSPQGARYEIWKTYPFHS
- a CDS encoding NADPH dehydrogenase, with the protein product MSLLFQPYQIKDLTLRNRLVMSPMCMYSADEEGRVQDWHLVHYPARAVGGVGLVMLEATAVEPRGRISDQDLGIWSEDHLPGLERLVQLIHQHGAKAGIQLAHSGRKGRLKRDKIVAPSAIAFDASYDVPEALTLEGIAQVVNAFREGARRALEVGMDVVEIHAAHGYLLNQFLSPLSNHREDAYGGSFEGRVRLLREVIRAVREVWPEKKPLFLRVSCEEYAEGGLHIEDHVQIARIAKEEGVDLIDCSSGGLLPVLPSNMGPGYQVPYAERIRREAGIATAAVGLITQAEQAEEILLNGRADLVFLGRELLRNPYWPLQAAKKLGVEVDYWPVQYHRAR